One genomic segment of Anaerobiospirillum thomasii includes these proteins:
- the pgi gene encoding glucose-6-phosphate isomerase — protein sequence MLKDINPTTTKAWAALQEHFAQTKDRTIKELFASDSARFNKLSLTVGGDILADLSKNIVDEKTISLLLDLANECELKNDIDAMFSGEKINRTEDRAVLHTALRNFSGNSVMLDGQDVMVDVKRVLEKMKTFCAKVISGEWKGYTGKEITDIVNIGIGGSDLGPCMITEALTPYHTRLKTHFVSNIDGTQIAETLKKVNPETTMFLIASKTFTTLETMTNAHTARDWFLKSAGDIAHVAKHFVALSTNAKGVAEFGIDTDNMFEFWDWVGGRYSSWSAIGLSIALACGYDNFEMLLKGAYEMDCHFKEAPFDQNLPVLLALIGLWYNNFYGYETEAILPYDQYMYRFPAYFQQGNMESNGKYVDRCGNKVNYQTGPIIWGEPGTNGQHAFYQLIHQGTKVIPCDFIAPARTHNPIGDHHTKLLSNFFAQTEALAFGKDAQKVVSEFLAKGKTHEQFDSIVPFKVFEGNRPTNSFLVKEITPRTLGMLIAMYEHKIFVQGAILNIYSFDQWGVELGKELAMKIIPELANDEVISSHDASTNGLINAYKKFK from the coding sequence ATGCTAAAGGATATCAATCCAACAACCACCAAAGCCTGGGCCGCACTTCAGGAGCATTTTGCTCAAACCAAGGACCGTACCATAAAAGAGCTGTTTGCCAGTGACAGCGCACGTTTTAACAAACTCTCCTTAACTGTAGGTGGAGATATTCTTGCTGACCTTTCAAAAAACATAGTTGATGAAAAAACTATATCTCTGCTTTTAGATCTGGCCAACGAGTGTGAGCTTAAAAACGATATTGATGCCATGTTCAGCGGTGAGAAGATTAACAGAACTGAAGACAGAGCCGTACTGCATACAGCACTGCGCAACTTCTCAGGTAACAGCGTAATGCTTGATGGTCAGGATGTTATGGTTGACGTCAAACGCGTACTTGAGAAAATGAAGACCTTTTGCGCCAAGGTTATCTCAGGTGAGTGGAAAGGCTATACCGGCAAGGAAATCACCGATATCGTAAATATTGGTATTGGCGGTTCAGATCTTGGTCCTTGCATGATAACAGAGGCTTTAACTCCATATCACACCAGACTTAAAACCCACTTTGTATCAAATATTGACGGTACTCAGATTGCAGAAACTCTAAAGAAAGTAAATCCTGAGACCACCATGTTCCTTATCGCCTCCAAGACCTTTACTACTTTGGAGACCATGACCAATGCCCACACAGCAAGAGACTGGTTCTTAAAGAGTGCTGGCGATATTGCCCATGTTGCCAAACACTTTGTTGCCCTGTCAACCAATGCCAAGGGTGTAGCAGAGTTTGGTATCGATACTGACAATATGTTTGAGTTCTGGGACTGGGTTGGCGGCCGCTATTCATCATGGTCAGCCATTGGTCTGTCAATTGCTCTTGCCTGTGGCTATGACAACTTTGAGATGCTTTTAAAGGGTGCCTATGAAATGGACTGCCACTTCAAAGAGGCTCCATTTGACCAGAACCTGCCTGTACTTCTGGCTCTTATCGGCCTGTGGTACAACAATTTCTACGGTTATGAAACTGAGGCTATTTTGCCATATGATCAGTATATGTACCGTTTCCCTGCCTACTTCCAGCAGGGCAATATGGAGTCAAACGGTAAATATGTTGACAGATGCGGCAACAAAGTTAACTATCAGACCGGCCCTATTATCTGGGGTGAGCCTGGCACCAATGGTCAGCATGCTTTCTATCAGCTCATTCATCAGGGCACCAAGGTAATTCCTTGTGACTTTATTGCCCCTGCAAGAACCCACAACCCTATTGGTGATCACCACACCAAGCTGCTTTCAAACTTCTTTGCCCAGACTGAAGCTCTGGCCTTTGGCAAGGATGCACAGAAAGTAGTCTCAGAGTTCCTGGCAAAGGGCAAGACACATGAGCAGTTTGACAGCATTGTTCCATTTAAGGTATTTGAGGGTAACAGACCTACCAACTCATTCCTGGTAAAGGAAATAACGCCACGTACCTTAGGTATGTTGATTGCCATGTACGAGCACAAGATCTTTGTACAGGGTGCAATTTTAAATATCTACTCATTTGATCAATGGGGCGTTGAGCTAGGCAAGGAACTTGCCATGAAGATTATTCCTGAGCTTGCCAATGATGAGGTTATAAGCTCTCATGATGCTTCAACCAATGGCCTCATCAATGCCTACAAGAAATTTAAATAA
- a CDS encoding TonB-dependent receptor plug domain-containing protein produces MRLKPSYMLMLCAMGIVPAAFAQQKTDDNVMTTNTVIVTAKRAEQDLLQAQPTVNVVKAEDKIVKGATLITDMVKDIPGVELVTDGTPGINVINIRGEKEGRTVLLVDGQRVDDQKTKSGTPLLVNPFFIDSIEVVKGPASVLYGSDAMGGVVNVIKKKASDDRLALEGGVTYDGSGNGATEYLSATGTIDALRYGLAAVQTDVGDIYLSGRERLDNTAFRNKGVEGFVEYDFNDYVTAGVAAETYDTSSQTSTTVGGSYKDFRANIPKWQRNKYSAFVRLHDLNDYVNSIEAKVFVQENDKDFNSKSKISLFGPFYTSIDVNTLNEQKTTGASLQADLSFGDRFNLITGYEYKKDDLDSKSSALVDVLVPTAGGKPGQMAMSKHNYDIAYTDSGYKQESNAVFALLSTTLTDALTLNTGLRYTHIKTLPGTTTGSIDMSMITIPPSATKPPVNMSLPFTQLTHKKTTNDRIVGSAGLVYDINDVSSVRFNWSQGFRAPTIQDLCLITFTGEQQNGNPNLTPETSNNYEIGYRYEDPAGISFDIAAFFTDSKNYISKVKDDKPGMGNRTAFTFENIANAKTYGIETSFAWQLGDFKPYSSFTYLQRKFETDTINTYNTGTPSMQGTTGLAYSKEFDTISLDLDVNARYASETRYHEEFGYFGENSYGGYTVYNASAAVLFGEDRQYTAFVAINNITDKSYQTNELIHEAGRFLSAGFNAKF; encoded by the coding sequence ATGAGATTAAAACCAAGTTATATGCTCATGCTATGTGCCATGGGTATTGTTCCTGCAGCTTTTGCTCAGCAGAAAACAGATGACAATGTAATGACAACAAATACTGTAATTGTTACAGCAAAAAGAGCAGAGCAGGATCTGCTTCAGGCTCAGCCAACTGTAAATGTTGTCAAAGCTGAAGACAAGATTGTCAAAGGTGCTACTTTAATTACCGATATGGTCAAGGATATTCCAGGCGTTGAGCTTGTAACTGACGGCACCCCTGGTATTAACGTAATTAATATACGTGGTGAAAAGGAAGGCAGAACAGTACTGCTTGTAGATGGTCAGAGAGTTGATGATCAAAAGACAAAATCAGGCACACCATTACTTGTAAACCCATTCTTTATTGATTCTATTGAAGTTGTAAAGGGTCCTGCCTCTGTGCTCTACGGTTCAGATGCCATGGGCGGTGTTGTCAACGTTATTAAAAAGAAGGCCTCAGATGACAGATTGGCACTTGAGGGCGGTGTGACCTATGATGGCAGCGGCAATGGTGCCACTGAATATCTGTCAGCTACAGGTACCATTGATGCTCTGCGCTATGGTCTGGCTGCTGTGCAAACAGATGTGGGTGATATCTATCTGTCAGGCAGAGAGCGCCTTGATAATACAGCTTTTAGAAACAAGGGTGTAGAGGGCTTTGTTGAGTACGATTTTAATGATTATGTAACAGCAGGTGTAGCTGCAGAGACCTATGACACAAGCTCTCAGACTTCAACTACTGTAGGTGGTTCATATAAGGATTTTAGAGCCAATATTCCAAAGTGGCAGAGAAATAAATACTCAGCCTTTGTAAGGCTGCATGATCTTAATGATTATGTAAACTCTATTGAGGCCAAGGTTTTTGTTCAGGAAAATGACAAGGATTTTAACTCAAAGAGCAAAATAAGCCTGTTTGGTCCTTTTTACACCAGCATTGATGTAAATACCTTAAATGAGCAGAAAACAACAGGTGCCTCACTGCAGGCCGATCTGTCCTTTGGCGACAGATTTAACTTAATTACAGGTTATGAGTATAAAAAGGATGATCTGGACAGCAAGTCATCAGCTTTAGTTGATGTGTTAGTTCCTACTGCAGGCGGTAAGCCAGGTCAGATGGCCATGTCCAAACACAACTATGATATAGCCTATACTGACAGTGGCTACAAGCAGGAGTCAAATGCTGTTTTTGCCTTATTATCAACAACTCTGACCGATGCTCTTACCTTAAATACTGGTCTGCGCTATACCCATATCAAAACACTGCCGGGTACAACCACAGGCTCTATTGATATGAGTATGATAACTATACCGCCATCAGCCACCAAGCCTCCTGTAAATATGTCACTGCCATTTACACAGTTAACCCATAAGAAGACTACCAATGACAGAATTGTCGGCAGTGCAGGTTTAGTGTATGACATCAATGATGTAAGCTCAGTGCGCTTTAACTGGTCTCAGGGCTTTAGAGCTCCAACCATTCAGGATCTGTGCCTTATCACCTTTACAGGCGAGCAGCAAAACGGCAATCCTAATTTAACACCAGAAACTTCAAATAACTATGAAATTGGCTACAGATATGAAGATCCTGCCGGTATCAGCTTTGATATAGCAGCTTTCTTTACTGATTCTAAGAACTACATTTCAAAGGTTAAGGATGACAAGCCAGGTATGGGCAACCGTACTGCCTTTACCTTTGAAAATATTGCCAATGCCAAAACCTATGGTATTGAGACCTCATTTGCCTGGCAGTTAGGTGATTTCAAGCCTTACAGCTCATTTACCTATCTGCAAAGAAAGTTTGAGACTGACACTATAAACACCTACAATACTGGCACTCCTTCCATGCAGGGTACAACTGGTCTTGCCTATTCAAAGGAATTTGACACCATTTCACTGGATCTTGATGTCAATGCCCGCTATGCAAGTGAAACCAGATATCATGAGGAGTTTGGCTATTTTGGTGAAAACAGCTACGGCGGCTACACTGTATACAATGCATCTGCAGCTGTTCTCTTTGGTGAGGACAGACAGTACACAGCCTTTGTTGCTATCAACAATATCACCGATAAGAGCTATCAGACCAATGAGCTGATTCACGAGGCTGGAAGATTCTTAAGCGCTGGCTTTAACGCTAAGTTCTAA
- the dnaE gene encoding DNA polymerase III subunit alpha — MTTNSYIPLHIHSYYSIQDGLEGVEDFVKRAAKLKIPALAITDISNICGFIKFYSCCKANGIKPIMGADIEVIDDKGIGGVKHTHRLTLLAMNRQGKQNLYDILSDAWLRSDAGAFNASTSYDDLSKYSEGIIVLNGFRGDIAYNLQHGLNKEALSLVEFYKKNFSDRFCFEITRTGREGESEFEEQALNLCLEHGICPVASNDTVFIYGEKDIGEDGFSDYDIHDVRVSIQKGVQRGNKDIARLYSKEQYLKSPQEMAELFYDLPEAIENSRAIAQRCNVEIELDHPRLPHYPTGDLSPAECLRQKSYEGLEERLNFLFPDPKEREEKRPVYVERLEVELDVIITMDFPGYFLIVMEFIQWSKDHNVPVGPGRGSGGGSLVAYALKITDFDPLRFDLLFERFLNPERVSMPDFDIDFCQRNREKTLEHVKSRYGIDAVSQIATFGTMAPKAAIKDTGRALGMPYGAVDRVAKLLPAVPGLSFKAAMGIDKKGNPCDPAAPDFVKLYNQALQSDDKQRVDLIRIAMRLEGVIRNIGKHAAGVVISPTRTAEFTPLMLDSDGNSITQFDKKDVEHAGLVKFDFLGLTTLTIIADALEMINAKKKRLGQPPLDIHAVPFEDDASFKVIQDCQTTAVFQLESSGMRKLIGQMQPDRFDDLIALVALYRPGPIKSGMVEHFVNRKHGREEVSYPHPDFEDLDLKPILDSTYGVIVYQEQVMQIAQVLAGYSLGGADILRRAMGKKNPAEMAGQRSVFREGAISKGKDPEIAMKIFDQVEMFAEYGFNKSHSAAYALVAWWTLYLKTHHPAEFLAAMMTADRQKTDKLVNYISDCYRLKIKVNPPDVTIGNFDFTVNEEGAVVYGLGAVKGIGFDLVERIVHERNIKPFTDYFDFVQRVGTQRLNKRTLEALIVSGALDCFGVQRATLNASIPVALKYAAKQDNDAQSGQVDLFAAIDDPQTRPLMVTSRDWSDKYRLNLEKQVLGLYLSGHPINSYKAELQKHCRSSIASVMHSISHKTVPVIFSGVVIDYSERISKKDGSKFYFMMLDDSTSQLEITLYSKNAQDFGEILEKRRVLYNKVVSELKNGSTYVQSPLVLIVEGNASLGDDGQIRVRVSKMTQLETIRRQMARSLLITTTQKDFDNNIADFTAFISRYRLDRSQIELQKQQALKNGESLHEIVEGCTLKIMLDDTLIHLSGVNYRLDPTDDLIDGIRDLFGSKSVRLTY; from the coding sequence ATGACCACAAATAGCTATATACCTTTACATATACACTCATACTACTCAATTCAGGACGGCCTTGAGGGTGTTGAAGACTTTGTAAAACGGGCAGCCAAGCTTAAAATCCCTGCTCTTGCCATTACCGATATCTCCAATATCTGTGGCTTTATCAAATTCTACAGCTGCTGTAAAGCCAACGGCATCAAGCCTATTATGGGTGCTGACATTGAGGTTATTGACGACAAAGGTATAGGCGGAGTTAAACACACGCATCGTCTGACCCTGCTGGCCATGAACCGACAGGGTAAGCAGAATCTTTATGATATTCTCTCTGATGCCTGGCTGCGCTCTGATGCCGGGGCCTTCAATGCCTCCACAAGCTATGATGATCTGTCAAAATACAGTGAAGGCATAATTGTGCTAAACGGCTTTAGAGGTGATATTGCCTATAACCTGCAGCATGGTCTTAACAAAGAGGCTTTATCTTTGGTTGAGTTTTATAAAAAGAACTTTTCTGACAGATTCTGCTTTGAAATTACAAGAACAGGCCGTGAAGGTGAGAGCGAGTTTGAAGAGCAGGCTTTAAACTTATGTCTTGAGCATGGCATATGTCCTGTGGCGTCAAATGACACTGTTTTTATTTACGGTGAAAAGGATATTGGCGAGGATGGCTTTAGCGACTATGACATTCATGATGTCAGAGTTTCTATTCAAAAAGGTGTGCAAAGAGGCAATAAGGATATAGCGCGCCTGTACTCAAAAGAGCAGTATTTAAAAAGCCCCCAGGAGATGGCAGAGCTGTTTTATGATCTGCCAGAGGCTATTGAAAACTCACGTGCTATTGCCCAGCGCTGCAATGTGGAGATTGAGCTTGACCATCCGCGTCTGCCACATTATCCAACAGGCGATCTCTCCCCTGCCGAATGTCTAAGACAAAAGTCCTATGAGGGTCTTGAAGAGCGCCTTAACTTTTTATTCCCAGATCCAAAAGAACGTGAGGAGAAAAGGCCTGTATATGTTGAGCGCCTTGAAGTGGAGCTTGATGTTATCATCACCATGGACTTTCCTGGCTACTTCCTTATCGTGATGGAATTTATACAGTGGTCAAAAGATCATAATGTACCTGTAGGACCAGGACGAGGCTCAGGTGGCGGCTCTCTTGTAGCCTATGCCCTTAAGATTACAGACTTTGACCCGCTGCGCTTTGACCTGCTCTTTGAAAGATTTTTAAATCCAGAGCGTGTCTCCATGCCAGACTTTGACATTGACTTTTGCCAAAGAAACAGAGAAAAGACTCTTGAGCATGTTAAAAGCCGCTATGGTATTGATGCCGTATCGCAGATTGCAACCTTCGGTACCATGGCGCCAAAGGCTGCCATTAAAGATACAGGCCGTGCTCTTGGTATGCCATATGGTGCTGTAGATAGGGTAGCCAAGCTGTTACCTGCAGTTCCTGGTCTGTCATTTAAAGCAGCCATGGGTATAGATAAAAAAGGCAACCCATGTGATCCTGCAGCCCCTGATTTTGTAAAACTTTACAATCAGGCTTTGCAGAGTGATGACAAGCAGCGTGTGGATTTAATCAGAATTGCCATGCGTCTTGAAGGTGTTATCAGAAATATAGGCAAACATGCAGCAGGTGTGGTTATATCACCTACCAGAACAGCAGAGTTTACACCTTTGATGTTAGACTCTGACGGCAACTCCATCACACAGTTTGATAAAAAGGATGTGGAGCATGCAGGTCTTGTAAAGTTTGACTTTTTAGGTCTTACCACATTGACCATCATTGCCGATGCTCTTGAGATGATCAATGCCAAAAAGAAAAGACTTGGTCAGCCCCCTCTTGATATTCATGCTGTACCTTTTGAGGATGATGCCTCATTTAAAGTAATTCAGGACTGTCAGACCACAGCTGTCTTCCAGCTTGAATCTAGCGGCATGAGAAAGCTTATAGGTCAGATGCAACCTGACCGCTTTGATGATCTTATTGCTCTTGTGGCTCTGTATAGACCAGGCCCTATCAAGAGCGGCATGGTGGAGCACTTTGTAAATCGTAAACATGGCAGAGAGGAGGTATCCTATCCGCACCCTGACTTTGAGGATCTGGATTTAAAACCTATTCTTGATTCAACATACGGCGTTATTGTGTATCAGGAGCAGGTAATGCAGATTGCGCAGGTGCTGGCAGGCTACTCTTTGGGTGGTGCTGATATTCTGCGCCGTGCCATGGGTAAGAAGAATCCTGCTGAAATGGCAGGACAGCGCTCTGTATTCAGAGAAGGTGCCATAAGCAAAGGCAAAGATCCTGAGATTGCCATGAAGATCTTTGATCAGGTTGAGATGTTTGCCGAATACGGCTTTAACAAATCACACTCTGCAGCCTATGCTCTTGTAGCCTGGTGGACTTTATATTTAAAGACCCATCACCCAGCTGAATTTCTGGCAGCTATGATGACAGCTGACCGTCAGAAGACTGATAAGCTTGTAAATTACATCTCAGACTGCTACCGCCTTAAAATCAAGGTCAATCCTCCTGATGTGACCATAGGCAATTTTGATTTTACTGTAAATGAAGAAGGTGCCGTGGTCTATGGTCTAGGTGCTGTAAAAGGCATTGGCTTTGATCTTGTTGAGCGTATAGTACATGAAAGAAATATAAAGCCATTTACTGACTATTTTGATTTTGTACAGCGTGTAGGCACACAGCGTCTTAATAAAAGAACACTTGAGGCTCTGATTGTAAGCGGTGCCCTTGACTGTTTTGGGGTGCAAAGAGCTACCTTGAATGCCTCAATTCCTGTGGCGCTAAAATATGCAGCCAAACAGGATAATGATGCTCAGTCAGGACAGGTTGATCTTTTTGCCGCCATTGACGATCCTCAGACCAGACCTTTGATGGTTACAAGCCGTGACTGGTCGGACAAATACAGACTCAATCTTGAAAAGCAGGTTTTAGGTCTGTATCTGTCAGGACATCCTATCAACTCCTACAAGGCTGAGCTGCAAAAACACTGCAGAAGCTCTATTGCCAGTGTTATGCACAGTATCAGTCACAAAACCGTTCCTGTTATCTTCTCTGGTGTTGTTATTGACTATTCAGAGCGTATCTCTAAAAAGGATGGCTCTAAATTCTACTTTATGATGCTAGATGACAGCACCTCTCAGCTTGAGATTACACTCTATAGCAAAAATGCCCAGGACTTTGGCGAGATTTTAGAAAAAAGACGTGTACTGTATAACAAGGTTGTATCAGAGCTTAAAAATGGCAGTACCTATGTACAGTCGCCTCTGGTGCTTATTGTTGAAGGCAATGCCTCTCTTGGCGATGACGGTCAGATTCGTGTCAGAGTAAGCAAGATGACTCAGCTTGAGACTATAAGACGTCAGATGGCAAGAAGCTTACTTATTACTACCACACAAAAGGATTTTGATAATAATATTGCTGATTTTACAGCCTTTATCTCCCGCTACAGACTGGATCGCTCACAGATTGAACTGCAAAAACAGCAGGCTTTAAAAAACGGAGAGAGTCTGCATGAAATTGTGGAAGGCTGTACTTTAAAGATTATGCTTGATGATACACTTATCCATCTGTCAGGTGTCAACTACAGACTTGATCCTACAGACGATCTTATTGACGGTATAAGAGATCTCTTTGGCAGTAAATCAGTAAGACTGACCTATTAG
- a CDS encoding 4'-phosphopantetheinyl transferase family protein — protein MYLILASADTAYNHGLSNTYFDTQSIDSSLPDHRRRSLIASRFLLCHASMHFYNKKVQIDFDKGQHGKPFFKGQGLFFNLSHSGSYIALCLSLQTQCGVDIENLKERKSLSDLAKRVLSVKELEYFNSLAGPDAIVFFYRMWTVRECLIKQSGLGLVGLDGIKCHIDNNSIVSKANPKGRVISMLVSNAKDKYSRYSLSCFYKDNEPELYSFDGSFTSLCVDHRQYYTVNS, from the coding sequence ATGTATCTTATTCTTGCAAGTGCTGATACAGCCTATAACCATGGGCTGTCAAACACCTATTTTGATACGCAATCCATAGACAGTAGCCTGCCTGATCACAGACGCAGAAGTCTAATTGCCTCACGCTTTTTACTCTGTCATGCCTCCATGCATTTTTATAATAAAAAAGTACAGATAGACTTTGATAAAGGGCAGCATGGCAAACCATTTTTTAAAGGGCAGGGACTGTTTTTCAATCTCAGTCACTCTGGCAGTTATATAGCTTTGTGCTTATCTTTGCAGACACAGTGCGGGGTGGATATTGAAAATCTAAAAGAGCGTAAAAGCCTGTCAGATCTGGCTAAAAGAGTACTCTCGGTAAAAGAGCTTGAGTACTTTAACTCACTTGCAGGGCCTGATGCTATAGTGTTTTTCTATAGAATGTGGACAGTGCGTGAGTGCCTTATAAAGCAGAGCGGTCTTGGTCTTGTAGGTCTTGATGGCATAAAGTGCCATATAGATAATAACTCTATTGTCTCAAAGGCAAATCCTAAGGGCAGAGTAATAAGCATGCTTGTCTCAAATGCCAAAGATAAGTACAGTCGTTACTCTTTATCCTGTTTTTATAAAGATAATGAGCCAGAGCTCTATAGCTTTGATGGCTCATTTACCAGTTTGTGCGTAGATCATAGGCAGTACTATACAGTTAACAGCTAA
- the lgt gene encoding prolipoprotein diacylglyceryl transferase, with translation MFYWDINPVAFSLGPVTVYYYGLLFSTGFILGYFIMQYLCKLQHLKTDELDKLLVFIFAGTIIGARLGHCLIYEPEYYLQRPLDIIKIWEGGLASHGGTVGVLIALWLFLRKSTFTFLQLTDLLAIPVALVACFIRIGNFMNSEILGKHTNSDFGVIFARIGDMAPRYPAQLFEAFAYLITFIVLSLVFFNFKNRPQGTIFALMLIFIFTSRLVIEGFKEEQAMYSTNLFLNVGQLLSLPFIAAGFLLLFCVFKKKKRV, from the coding sequence ATGTTCTACTGGGATATCAATCCTGTAGCCTTTAGTCTTGGTCCTGTTACAGTTTATTACTACGGACTGCTCTTCTCTACAGGCTTTATTCTTGGCTATTTTATTATGCAGTATCTGTGCAAACTGCAACATCTTAAAACAGATGAGCTTGATAAGCTTTTAGTCTTTATCTTTGCAGGCACCATCATAGGCGCCCGCCTGGGTCACTGCCTTATCTATGAGCCAGAGTATTATCTGCAAAGACCTCTTGATATTATAAAAATCTGGGAAGGAGGTCTTGCCTCCCACGGTGGAACTGTAGGTGTACTTATTGCGCTGTGGCTGTTCTTACGCAAAAGTACCTTTACCTTTTTACAGCTTACCGATCTGCTTGCAATTCCTGTGGCTCTGGTAGCCTGTTTTATACGTATAGGCAATTTCATGAACTCAGAGATTCTTGGCAAACATACCAACTCTGACTTTGGTGTGATTTTTGCGCGTATTGGCGATATGGCCCCACGCTATCCGGCTCAGCTCTTTGAGGCCTTTGCGTATCTTATAACTTTTATTGTGCTGTCCTTAGTCTTCTTTAATTTTAAAAACCGTCCGCAAGGTACTATCTTTGCACTCATGCTGATTTTCATATTCACCTCAAGACTCGTAATTGAGGGTTTTAAAGAAGAACAGGCAATGTATTCTACCAATCTGTTTTTAAATGTAGGGCAGCTTTTATCTCTGCCTTTTATTGCAGCAGGCTTCCTGCTTTTATTTTGCGTATTTAAAAAGAAAAAGAGAGTTTAA
- the glmU gene encoding bifunctional UDP-N-acetylglucosamine diphosphorylase/glucosamine-1-phosphate N-acetyltransferase GlmU has product MALNVVILAAGKGTRMYSKMPKVLHEVAGTPMLFHVINTAMSLDPSKIIVVLGHESQLVQQRLSELDGYIADKLCVVLQHEQKGTAHAVKCAMDNLEDKADILVLYGDTPLTPADALKQLIDKLDRADMSLLSTTLSNPFGYGRIIRNESGDIIKIVEQKDASAEQALINEVNTGMICIKKEALDSAIDKIDNNNAQNEYYLTDLVGVLRSDAKKVEAVVYDNYELLQGVNNKLQLSVIERLYQKQKACELMLEGVTFADPERFDLRGTLKCGTDCFIDTNVIIEGDVILGDNVTIGTGCVIKDCTIGDNSVISPYSVLEKSIMKKHNTIGPFSRLRPGNVLEDEVHVGNFVEVKNSTLGYGTKSGHLSYLGDSQIGRDVNIGAGTITCNYDGAFKHKTVLGDDVFVGSDTQLVAPVSVAKGVTIGAGSTVTSDVTLENSLYISRVKGRVLTGYVRPRKNK; this is encoded by the coding sequence ATGGCTTTAAATGTTGTTATCCTAGCTGCCGGTAAAGGCACGCGCATGTATTCAAAGATGCCTAAGGTTTTACATGAGGTGGCAGGTACACCTATGCTCTTTCATGTCATCAATACGGCTATGAGCCTTGATCCTTCAAAAATCATTGTGGTTTTAGGTCATGAATCACAGCTCGTGCAGCAAAGACTATCTGAACTAGATGGCTACATTGCAGATAAACTTTGTGTGGTTCTGCAGCATGAGCAAAAAGGGACAGCCCATGCTGTCAAATGTGCTATGGATAATCTTGAGGATAAAGCTGACATTCTTGTACTCTATGGTGACACTCCACTGACCCCTGCTGATGCCTTAAAACAGCTTATAGACAAATTAGACAGAGCCGACATGTCTCTTTTGAGCACCACTTTATCCAATCCTTTTGGTTATGGCCGTATTATCCGCAATGAAAGCGGAGATATTATCAAAATTGTCGAACAAAAGGATGCTTCAGCTGAGCAGGCTCTTATAAACGAGGTTAATACAGGCATGATCTGTATTAAAAAGGAAGCATTGGACAGTGCTATAGATAAAATTGATAACAACAATGCACAAAATGAATATTACCTTACCGACCTTGTAGGAGTGTTACGCTCTGATGCCAAAAAAGTTGAAGCTGTAGTCTATGATAACTATGAGCTTTTGCAGGGTGTTAACAACAAACTGCAGCTGTCAGTCATTGAACGTCTGTATCAAAAGCAAAAAGCCTGTGAGCTAATGCTTGAGGGCGTGACTTTTGCAGATCCTGAGCGCTTTGATCTTAGAGGTACACTAAAGTGCGGTACTGACTGCTTTATAGATACCAACGTAATAATTGAAGGCGATGTAATTTTAGGTGATAACGTAACTATAGGTACAGGCTGTGTAATCAAAGACTGCACCATAGGCGACAATTCAGTCATATCTCCTTACAGCGTGCTTGAAAAATCAATTATGAAAAAGCACAACACCATAGGTCCTTTCTCACGTCTACGCCCTGGCAACGTACTTGAGGATGAAGTACATGTAGGCAACTTTGTTGAAGTTAAAAACTCAACTTTAGGCTATGGCACCAAATCAGGACATCTTAGCTATCTTGGCGACAGTCAGATAGGCCGCGATGTAAACATTGGCGCCGGTACTATTACCTGTAATTATGATGGTGCCTTTAAACACAAGACTGTGCTTGGTGATGATGTCTTCGTAGGCTCAGACACTCAGCTTGTAGCTCCTGTCAGTGTAGCTAAAGGCGTAACTATTGGAGCAGGCTCCACAGTTACTAGCGATGTTACCCTGGAGAACTCTCTTTATATATCAAGAGTCAAAGGCAGGGTTCTGACAGGCTATGTAAGACCTAGAAAAAATAAATAA